From Haloplasma contractile SSD-17B:
GCAGATCCTTTGAATGAAAAAATCTCAATGAATTCACCAATCGCTCAGTCATTATATGGTCGTGAGGCAGGAGATGTCGTTAAAGTTAAGATACCTGCTGGTGAAATCAATGTTAAAATAGTAGATGTTCGTAACAAGTAAGTCATACTGTCACTTAAAAGTGACAGTTTTCCATTTATACCTACAAATGATTGGCTATTTTTATAGTTAACGTTTTGTAAAGCTATGAGGAGTAGTCAAATAATAATTGAAATAATCAGAGGTGTTTTACATGATTGGAATAATTGGAGCTATGGACCAAGAGGTCAGTGTTTTACGTGATAAGATGGAAAACATGACTAAAAAAGTTATTAAAGCTATTGAATTTTATTCGGGTGCGATTAATGGTAAATCTGTTGTGTTGTTAAAATCAGGGATTGGTAAGGTCAATGCATCTGTTGCGACCACCATTTTATTTGAGCACTACGATATTGATTTGGTAATTAATATCGGATCTGCTGGTGGTTTAAAATCTGAAGCCATGATCGGTGATATCGTTATCTCAACAGAAGTAGCACATCATGATGTTGATGTAACAGTGTTTAATTATGAGTATGGACAAGTTCCACATATGCCACTGTTTTATAAATCAGAAGAACGATTAGTCGAGTTAATGGAAGATATATTAGACGGTGAAGGATTTAATTATCATAAAGGATTAATCGTGTCAGGCGATTCGTTTATGAATACTGAACGTCAGCTAGTAAATATAAGGACACATTTTAGAAACGTAGTAGCAGTTGAAATGGAAGCAAGTGCTATAGCACAAGTATGTCATATATATGATCAACCATTTATCATATTACGTTCGTTATCAGATATTGCTGGTCAAGAATCAAATATTTCGTTTGAAAAATATATTATGAAGGCTGCAGAGAATTCTTCTATTTATTTAGAAAAATTATTAGACCGATTATAAGTCATTTGGGTGGATTATATGAATAAAACAGCACTAAGTATCATGATGGTAGTTTACTTATACAATCGAGATTTAGTAAAAAAAAGTGAATTAGCAGAATATCTAGAAGTTAGTGAACGTAAAATTATTGACCTTAGAACTGAACTTGAGGTAGCAGGTATTGACATTGAAACGATCCCCGGAAAAAACGGCGGTTATAGACTGAATAGCAAGAGTACTGTTTTATCTGCACTAAGTTTAAGTGATGAGGAATTTAATGCATTATTTATGGCTAGAGAACAATTGAAGAGTGATAATTTCATCTATCAAAAAACATTAAATCAACTTATAGAAAAAGTGGAAGCCACGCATCACGCAAAAGACTCCCACACGAATTATCAATTTATTAAATCACTAAAGCGAAATCGGATGATTACAAAGGAAAAAGAATGGTTTAAACGGATTAAAAAGGCAATCGATGAGCAAAATAAAGTTATCATCTATTATAAAAATAGTAAGGCAGAAATTAAGAAGTATTATGCAAATCCCTATGATTTATTTTACTACAAGGGATTTTGGTATATGATTTCTTACAACGCAAAATATAATAAAGGTTACAACTATAAATTAGTAAGAATACAAGATATAGAGATTTTAAGTCAACAATTTGAACGACATGCCAACTTTAAACTGCAAAATTTCGTTGGTGAGACTTCTATATTTAGTGATGAAGAATACCAGATTAAACTTCATATAGAACCTCCACTGTCAGTTATTGTATCTGAGATGGTAATTGCAAAGAATCAAGAAATCTTAGAACTAGAAGATGGTTCAATTATATTTGATGGTAAAATGGAAGGTAAACTTGAAATTATATCATGGCTCCTAAGTCTTGGATCTAGCGTTAATGTATTAGAACCACAAGTTATAAAACGGGCTTATGAAAGTGAAGTCAAACGATTAATTGATAAGTATACGACGCATTAACGTGAAGATAACATGCGATATAACTTCATTAATGCTCTTTTTTCAATGCGGGATACATAACTACGAGAAATATTAAGAGATTCGGCAATCTCACGCTGTGTTTCTGGTGGTCGATTTGCGAGACCAAAACGTCTTGTAATGATTTGTAATTCACGTTCTGTTAATTCGGGGAGTATTTCATTTAACTTTTCAACTTTTTCCCCAAAAAGAACACGTTCTTCAACTGATTTATTATCATCTTTTAAAATATCAATTAAAGTAATCTTATTTCCTTCTTTGTCAAACCCAATAGGGTCATGAAGTGAGGTAACATTTCTGTTTTTCTTGTTCATTCTTAATTGCATTAATATTTCGTTTTCAATACATCTAGCTGCATAAGTTGCTAGTTTTGTACCTTTTTTATCGTTATACGAGTCAATGGCCTTTATTAATCCAATGGTACCGATTGACAATAAGTCTTCTTTATCCTCCGATGTATTTTCATATTTTTTTACAATATGGGCAACAAGTCGAAGGTTGTGCTCGATCAATAAATTACGAGCATCAAAGTCGCCCGAATACATCCGGTTTAGTAGTTCTCTTTCTTGATCACTTGTAAGTGTTTCAGGAAATGTTTTTGAACGTACTGAACCGATGAAAGGTAATAACTTTAATAAACTAGCTATAATAACTT
This genomic window contains:
- the mtnN gene encoding 5'-methylthioadenosine/S-adenosylhomocysteine nucleosidase, with the protein product MIGIIGAMDQEVSVLRDKMENMTKKVIKAIEFYSGAINGKSVVLLKSGIGKVNASVATTILFEHYDIDLVINIGSAGGLKSEAMIGDIVISTEVAHHDVDVTVFNYEYGQVPHMPLFYKSEERLVELMEDILDGEGFNYHKGLIVSGDSFMNTERQLVNIRTHFRNVVAVEMEASAIAQVCHIYDQPFIILRSLSDIAGQESNISFEKYIMKAAENSSIYLEKLLDRL
- a CDS encoding helix-turn-helix transcriptional regulator gives rise to the protein MNKTALSIMMVVYLYNRDLVKKSELAEYLEVSERKIIDLRTELEVAGIDIETIPGKNGGYRLNSKSTVLSALSLSDEEFNALFMAREQLKSDNFIYQKTLNQLIEKVEATHHAKDSHTNYQFIKSLKRNRMITKEKEWFKRIKKAIDEQNKVIIYYKNSKAEIKKYYANPYDLFYYKGFWYMISYNAKYNKGYNYKLVRIQDIEILSQQFERHANFKLQNFVGETSIFSDEEYQIKLHIEPPLSVIVSEMVIAKNQEILELEDGSIIFDGKMEGKLEIISWLLSLGSSVNVLEPQVIKRAYESEVKRLIDKYTTH
- the sigK gene encoding RNA polymerase sporulation sigma factor SigK, with amino-acid sequence MLEVIIASLLKLLPFIGSVRSKTFPETLTSDQERELLNRMYSGDFDARNLLIEHNLRLVAHIVKKYENTSEDKEDLLSIGTIGLIKAIDSYNDKKGTKLATYAARCIENEILMQLRMNKKNRNVTSLHDPIGFDKEGNKITLIDILKDDNKSVEERVLFGEKVEKLNEILPELTERELQIITRRFGLANRPPETQREIAESLNISRSYVSRIEKRALMKLYRMLSSR